One genomic segment of Planctomycetaceae bacterium includes these proteins:
- the tssC gene encoding type VI secretion system contractile sheath large subunit, which yields MSEQSAQETREQVLLADEPSTPAASPSLLDRMTQAEAARSSSARAEVVADFLNAGSAAEGCRLWLGYLPDTELRKNTARRQLAKDISRIDAMLSRQVNAILHHPQFQALEAAWRGLELLTRTAQKLTLENEREGEHCQIQLRVLNVSKKELQKDFEDAVDFDQNMLFRKVYEEEFGIAGGNPYGALVANYEFTNHPDDIDLLAQLSGVGAAAFAPVIAAADPSLLGLDSFQTLEQPVDLEKIFQQPKHRKWRSLRERPDSQFLGLTLPRILMRTPYEDTGAKHHGFRFREEVEGSDNSHYLWGSSAWAMATVIMRAFASSGWFADLRGVERGVEGGGLVTELPVHSFGTDPFGVALKSSAEVAVSDQQDAELTQQGFIPLSHCKGTPYSVFYSNQSVHQPKEYDDAAATANARISSMLQYVLCCSRIAHYLKLRARNKIGSAMSPREIEDDLGTWLVEYVTPDEKAPPSMKARFPLREAEVKVAEVPGEPGKYMLTIRLLPHYQLDQLSSSMTLVARRVDGL from the coding sequence GTGTCTGAGCAATCTGCACAAGAGACTCGCGAACAGGTTCTGCTTGCCGACGAACCGTCGACACCTGCCGCATCACCAAGCCTGCTCGATCGCATGACGCAGGCCGAGGCCGCCAGATCATCGAGTGCGCGTGCGGAAGTCGTTGCCGATTTTCTGAACGCCGGCAGCGCCGCCGAAGGCTGCCGTCTGTGGCTGGGATACCTTCCCGACACCGAACTGCGAAAGAACACCGCTCGTCGGCAGCTTGCCAAAGACATCTCCCGAATTGATGCGATGCTGTCGCGGCAGGTCAACGCGATCCTGCACCACCCGCAATTTCAGGCACTGGAGGCCGCATGGCGCGGCCTTGAGCTGCTGACCCGCACCGCTCAAAAGCTGACCCTGGAAAACGAACGGGAAGGCGAACACTGCCAGATTCAGCTTCGTGTCCTGAATGTCTCAAAGAAGGAACTACAAAAGGACTTTGAAGACGCTGTCGACTTTGACCAGAACATGCTGTTCCGGAAGGTGTACGAAGAAGAATTCGGAATCGCGGGCGGCAACCCCTATGGCGCGCTGGTTGCCAATTATGAGTTCACAAACCATCCCGATGACATCGACCTGCTGGCACAGCTCAGCGGCGTGGGTGCCGCCGCATTCGCGCCGGTGATTGCCGCCGCCGATCCGTCTTTGCTTGGACTGGACAGTTTCCAGACGCTGGAACAGCCGGTCGATCTGGAAAAGATCTTCCAGCAGCCGAAACACCGCAAATGGCGGTCACTTCGCGAACGGCCGGATTCTCAGTTTCTGGGACTGACGCTGCCCCGGATTCTGATGCGCACGCCATACGAAGATACCGGCGCTAAGCACCACGGGTTTCGGTTTCGCGAAGAGGTGGAAGGCAGCGACAACAGCCACTATCTGTGGGGCTCTTCGGCCTGGGCGATGGCCACGGTCATCATGCGGGCGTTCGCGTCATCGGGCTGGTTTGCGGACCTGCGCGGTGTGGAACGGGGAGTCGAAGGCGGCGGGCTGGTGACCGAACTACCCGTCCATTCGTTCGGCACGGATCCGTTTGGAGTCGCATTGAAGTCATCGGCGGAGGTTGCTGTTTCCGATCAGCAGGACGCCGAACTCACGCAGCAGGGATTCATCCCGCTGTCTCACTGCAAGGGAACACCCTATTCCGTATTCTATTCGAATCAGTCGGTTCACCAGCCGAAGGAATACGACGACGCGGCAGCGACGGCCAACGCCCGCATTTCGTCGATGCTGCAGTACGTGCTGTGCTGTTCCCGAATTGCTCACTATCTGAAACTGCGGGCTCGCAACAAGATCGGCTCTGCAATGAGTCCCCGCGAAATCGAAGACGATCTGGGAACGTGGCTGGTGGAATATGTGACGCCGGATGAGAAAGCTCCGCCTTCCATGAAAGCCCGGTTTCCGCTTCGGGAAGCGGAAGTCAAAGTGGCCGAAGTCCCCGGCGAACCGGGCAAGTATATGCTGACA
- the tssC gene encoding type VI secretion system contractile sheath large subunit: protein MSAAEQSAEAASGGQETTMSLLDQITSVMPRAVEKDEASDMVRNVIDVAMQGALTWDKSVTKTIRKAIGQLDEKLSKQLAAILHDPQLQKLEGSWRGLHHLVMNTETSKTLKLRMLNISKRELFKDLDKAVEFDQSFLFKKIYEDEFGMPGGEPYGALVGDYEFTNHPEDIDLLEKVSNVCAGAHCPFISAASPELFGFEDWTDLTKPRDIEKIFMGKKYTKWNSFRDSEDSRYVTLAMPRVLARLPYGANTKPIDEFDFEEFELDASGEAKPASHHDYCWMNAAYVMATNMTAASATTGWCTAIRGVENGGKVEGLPVHNFMSDDGDLDSKCPTEVGITDRREAELSKEGFLSLCHFKNTDYSVFFGAQTCQRPKVYDTEEATANAAISARLPYIMASSRIAHYLKCIARDKIGSFMERKDMEDFLKRWIANYVLADSSPSPEMKAKYPLAEADIRVEEIPGAPGSYNAVALLRPWLQLEELTTSLRMVAKLPQKA from the coding sequence ATGAGTGCCGCAGAACAAAGCGCTGAAGCCGCCAGTGGTGGTCAGGAAACGACAATGTCGTTGCTGGACCAGATTACGTCCGTCATGCCCCGGGCTGTGGAGAAAGACGAAGCGTCTGACATGGTGCGCAACGTCATCGACGTTGCCATGCAGGGAGCACTGACGTGGGACAAAAGCGTCACCAAAACGATCCGCAAGGCGATCGGTCAGCTTGACGAAAAGCTGTCCAAACAACTGGCCGCCATTCTTCACGATCCGCAACTGCAAAAGCTGGAAGGTTCCTGGCGCGGTCTGCATCACCTGGTGATGAATACGGAAACCAGCAAGACCCTGAAGCTGCGGATGCTGAATATCAGCAAGCGGGAACTCTTCAAAGACCTTGACAAAGCTGTCGAGTTCGACCAGAGCTTCCTGTTCAAGAAGATCTACGAAGATGAATTCGGCATGCCCGGCGGAGAACCGTATGGTGCTCTGGTCGGGGATTACGAATTCACCAATCATCCGGAAGACATTGACCTGCTCGAAAAGGTCTCCAACGTCTGCGCGGGCGCGCATTGTCCGTTTATTTCCGCCGCGTCACCGGAGCTGTTCGGCTTTGAGGACTGGACGGATCTGACGAAGCCGAGGGACATCGAAAAGATCTTCATGGGGAAGAAGTACACGAAATGGAACTCGTTTCGTGACTCGGAAGATTCCCGCTACGTCACGCTGGCGATGCCGCGAGTTCTGGCACGTCTGCCGTACGGGGCGAACACCAAGCCGATCGATGAATTCGACTTCGAAGAATTCGAACTGGACGCATCCGGTGAGGCCAAGCCGGCCAGCCATCACGACTACTGCTGGATGAACGCCGCCTATGTGATGGCCACAAACATGACGGCAGCCTCCGCCACCACGGGCTGGTGTACGGCCATTCGAGGGGTTGAAAATGGCGGTAAGGTTGAAGGTCTGCCCGTCCACAATTTCATGAGTGACGACGGTGACCTGGACAGCAAGTGTCCCACCGAAGTCGGAATCACGGATCGCCGTGAAGCGGAACTCAGCAAGGAAGGCTTCCTGTCACTGTGTCACTTCAAGAACACGGACTACTCCGTCTTCTTCGGCGCACAAACGTGCCAGCGACCGAAGGTTTACGACACGGAAGAAGCCACGGCCAACGCCGCCATTTCGGCTCGTCTGCCATATATCATGGCTTCCTCGCGAATTGCGCATTACCTGAAGTGCATCGCTCGGGACAAGATTGGTTCCTTCATGGAACGCAAGGACATGGAAGACTTCCTGAAGCGCTGGATCGCAAACTACGTGCTTGCCGATTCGTCTCCGTCCCCGGAAATGAAAGCCAAGTACCCGCTTGCGGAAGCAGACATCCGTGTAGAAGAAATCCCGGGCGCTCCCGGTTCTTACAACGCGGTGGCACTGCTGCGACCGTGGCTGCAGCTGGAAGAACTGACAACATCACTGCGAATGGTGGCAAAGCTGCCCCAGAAGGCGTGA